The following are encoded together in the Neofelis nebulosa isolate mNeoNeb1 chromosome 9, mNeoNeb1.pri, whole genome shotgun sequence genome:
- the FAM83D gene encoding protein FAM83D, translating into MALRLEGPDELPAACLSPCGPPNPAELYSEARRLALEELVAGGPCAFEAFLRRERLGRFLNPDEVRAILRAAQRPGQEGAAAGAEDSFGSSHDCSSGTYFPEQSDLEPPLLELGWPAFYQGAYRGATRVEAHFQPRGAGAGGPYGCKDALRQQLRSAREVIAVVMDVFTDIDIFRDLQEICRKQGVAVYILLDQALLSQFLDMCMDLKVHPEKEKLMTVRTITGNTYYARSGTKIVGQVHEKFTLIDGIRVATGSYSFTWTDGKLNSSNLVILSGQVVEHFDLEFRILYAQSKPISSKLLSDFQISGKFDHLVDSKPLSKELTLGGLLRLRLSRLSSTPKKAELGCEAPNEGRAEARHQNCESSTVGDEDDVISCQDRPQGGRRTTDAATQTEPGEEVPAVSTSDAGTQASVTTACAGTQTAVTTRVASSQAVVRSTSATTQTDVDENVLFSQGTQSKEGSPVSRMSVSRSPSLRSSSSLSSQGSVASSPGSQTSSRAPDFVPAGHAKYWGAPHLDLCSRDSFRNLNQERQLHFAGIRSRLNHMLAMLSRRTFLAENYLGFHSGNVIRASVNLLAVRDTALYPSYQ; encoded by the exons ATGGCTCTGCGCCTCGAGGGTCCGGACGAGCTGCCCGCCGCCTGCCTGTCGCCGTGCGGGCCGCCCAACCCGGCCGAGCTGTACAGCGAGGCGCGGCGCCTGGCGCTCGAGGAGCTGGTGGCGGGCGGCCCCTGTGCCTTCGAGGCCTTCCTGCGAAGAGAGCGCCTGGGCCGCTTCCTGAACCCGGACGAGGTGCGCGCCATCCTGCGGGCGGCCCAGAGGCCCGGTCAGGAGGGCGCGGCGGCGGGGGCCGAGGACTCCTTCGGCTCGTCGCACGACTGCTCGTCCGGCACCTACTTCCCCGAGCAGTCGGACCTGGAGCCGCCGCTGCTGGAGCTCGGCTGGCCGGCCTTCTACCAGGGCGCCTACCGCGGCGCCACGCGCGTCGAGGCGCACTTCCAGCCCCGCGGCGCGGGCGCCGGCGGCCCCTACGGCTGCAAGGACGCGCTGCGCCAGCAGCTCCGCTCCGCGCGGGAG GTGATTGCGGTGGTGATGGATGTTTTCACGGACATCGACATCTTCAGGGACCTACAGGAAATATGTCGGAAACAGGGAGTCGCTGTCTACATCCTCCTGGACCAGGCTCTGCTCTCGCAGTTTTTGGATATGTGCATGGACCTGAAAGTGCATCCTGAAAAGGAGAAG CTGATGACCGTCCGGACTATTACCGGAAACACTTACTATGCGAGGTCGGGGACTAAGATAGTTGGGCAGGTGCACGAGAAGTTCACACTGATTGATGGCATTCGCGTGGCTACGGGCTCCTATAG TTTTACGTGGACAGATGGCAAATTAAATAGCAGTAACTTGGTCATTCTGTCTGGCCAAGTGGTTGAACACTTTGATCTGGAGTTCCGAATCCTGTATGCACAGTCGAAGCCCATCAGCTCCAAGCTGCTGTCTGACTTCCAGATCAGCGGCAAGTTTGACCATCTAGTCGACAGTAAACCCCTGTCTAAGGAGCTCACGTTGGGTGGCCTGCTGCGCCTGCGGCTGTCTCGGCTCTCGAGCACCCCCAAGAAGGCTGAGCTGGGGTGTGAGGCCCCCAatgagggcagggcagaggccaggcacCAGAACTGCGAGTCCTCCACCGTTGGCGATGAGGACGATGTCATCAGCTGCCAGGACAGACCACAGGGCGGGAGGAGGACGACCGATGCGGCCACCCAGACGGAGCCAGGAGAGGAGGTTCCAGCAGTGAGCACGAGCGACGCGGGGACACAAGCCAGCGTCACCACGGCATGTGCTGGGACCCAGACCGCGGTCACCACCAGGGTCGCGAGCTCCCAAGCTGTGGTTCGGTCCACGTCGGCCACCACCCAGACTGACGTGGACGAGAATGTTCTCTTTTCTCAGGGCACCCAGTCTAAAGAAGGGTCACCAGTGTCCAGGATGTCTGTGTCCAGATCTCCCAGTTTGAGgtcttcctcctctctgtcttcccagGGCTCTGTGGCGAGCTCCCCGGGCTCCCAGACGTCCAGCAGAGCCCCTGACTTTGTCCCCGCTGGACACGCCAAGTACTGGGGCGCCCCCCACTTGGATCTGTGCTCACGAGACTCCTTTAGGAACTTGAATCAAGAGCGCCAGTTGCACTTTGCTGGTATCCGGTCCCGGCTCAATCACATGCTGGCCATGCTCTCCAGGAGAACATTCCTTGCTGAGAACTACCTCGGTTTTCACTCCGGAAATGTTATCAGAGCATCAGTGAATCTCCTGGCTGTGAGAGACACCGCGCTGTATCCCTCCTACCAGTGA